A window of Nicotiana sylvestris chromosome 8, ASM39365v2, whole genome shotgun sequence genomic DNA:
ttcagggaccaaagtgcaaaacatgggattttaagccctaaaccctatattaaaccaaggaagtcGGCCAAGAAAAGAAAttggacatatttttgacatagatttgatctaaggaggcagagacacaataggagcaaggcttgagaattcttctacaagttttttctttcctcttcctatttttcattattggttatgacttttagtattgtagttttgcatactattatgaatagctaatttgttatctagggttttgatggaaccttttgtaggataaattcttgttatatttttatataattgagccgtagtataatctctatttgttcaactacgttcttattgtagttaattgaagagctctcaattagttgtgcctatttactATGCATAACtcgagagagagtgcatatttaggtaattgttgaataacaccactcccaaagtatatgagggatcaataaccgagggtttaaaggtgggattagggataacgaagccttgggtgcgatctgaagtgagctgtatcaaaagccagctagcgtagctcgggagagtgcgtctagtaaattttcgtgattactcaggagagatttacggtaataagagtgttCATGATCgttagagaatacttaggcgaaattatagaagacatagcgggaagaattccgacaattggggaaatcataactctagacctccttaatcttgtctctaacccttagtatatttagttgttaatttagtattttaatttgttagttaattagttaaacacaagaatctaaatatctataagttaggaattgttcaagcttgtcttcttggtgatagtgaacagttgtagctaagccttagttctctgtgggattcgactccggacttgtaaaccggattatatttgcaacgaccgcattgtcctttttataaggcatagttgggcgtgatcagtgctattttaaacccatattgtcaaaatgataaagtgtcgccaattaattagagctttatatacttatatggatattGGCCCAACTGAAACTCCTGATATTGACACTTGTATTTTTGAGCTACACACACAtttacaaactttatataattattatgctaacattgttgatgcttcttcggttgtagatgcaaatattccttcaactaatccttcaacatctagaacaactatggatgatgatgattgtgttcaagattatcagatttggtctacactaggagagcatcaacaaaccagtagcaggaatattgatgaactacaattctacttgcaaaagtcacCAGAGCCCCTCACAAAGGATTTTCTACCATTGAGTTGGTGGAGGAGCAACTCAaatcaatttcctgttctttcggctatggctcgagacgtgctaaatgtgccaatttcaacagtcgcatcagagagcgcatttagccaagcaaggcaGCAGCTAGGAGATACCCGTCTTTCATTGGGCAGCAACGCTTTGGAAATTCTAGTGTGCTTCAGAGATTGGAGAAGATAAGAACGGCGAAATCAAGGGCGTGACGAGGTAGACGAAGAGGAggaccaagaaattggagatataatggtttatggttCCGATTCAACCAATCCCGGAAATCAAGAACCTCATGTTGACATGgaagaacttacaaaaatgatgcaaaacatgtgatgtactatttcttattttttataattattgtaaagttttaagttttaatttgcaaggtcaaaaaaaaaatcaaaaaagaacttgcaaattaatttgaaatattaaaaatataaatgaaagccTTCGGAGTTTGTTCCTTATATTTGCCTATTTTTCTTATactcttattaaataattttgtagccacttactttctaatttcaattttataattataaaatacaaatttcaaatttaacaCTTTAAACATCAAAATTTAATTCTAACccttaaaagtttgcaaatacttaactatcaataacattgaataagaaaaataaaattaaaattaaaaaatatatatatatatttgagccCGGCCCGCCCGAGCTCGAGCCGTGTGAGCCCTAACCCGTACTGGCCCACGAAAACCCGAAAAATCCCAGCCCTATAACAGCCCGTTATCCCCAGCTCGCTAACAGCCCGCCCGCTAACCGAACGAGCTGGGGGTTTTCCCGTTCAACCCGTCCCAGCCCGCCCGATAAACACCCTTAGTTTTGGTTTCCACCAAAGGCCTttcttaaattaatttttttaataattgtttTATCAATCAAATAGGTCATAACttctattattttaaaatatttacaaaaaaaaaaaagcataatAAATTTGGGTCAAACACCACCTAACTTTCGTGGGATAACTACAAGaataatagcctgtttggccaagcttctttttagCTAAAagtgcttcttctttttttgccaaaaacacttttggccaaaaattgaggtgtttggccaagcttttggaaggaaaaaaaatgcttttgaggaAAAGCAGAACCAGTTttggagaaacagaaaaaagtagcttctctccaaaagcatttttttgagaagcacttttgagaaaaatacacttagaagcagttttttaaagcttggccaaacactaattgttgctcagaagtgtttttcaaactaattagtcaaacacaaactgcttctcaccaaaagtacttttgagaaaaagactTTTAAAAAAAAGcatttctcaaaataagttgatttttgcagcttggtcAAACGGGCTATAAAAGTAATAGATTTTTATTGTAAATCTTTGTCAATAACCCATAAAGATGTGGACGAATTATCAGACAATATGCACAAAATTAAAGATTTAACTTCTTTATTGTCAGTAGCCTTTTGTGGGCTGTGTTAGAGAGCCAAATATAATCTATAAAATATGATAATAAAAGAGACGAAAATTACCTCAAAAAAATCCGCGTGCAGATGTTTTGGATTGTAATGGTGTGAATACAACGAAACTGTTTATATAGAGGCAATATATGTGTTTCATTAAGCGTGGGATTGCTATGGATTTGGGACTCTAAGAGTATGTGGGATTCTATTATTGTTTTATATAATTTCCCACCAAGAATTAGTATAGTATTAGAACTTTACATTCGCTTATTAGTTTTGAAAGAATTCTATCATTATTTGGTATCAAATTCCTCGCTAAATATTAGGCAAATTATTGTTAGATTACTATTTTATCCAATATAGAATTATCTTTGTAATAAAATATTTAAGAGTATAAAAATcgattaatattttaaaaatattttagccGTTCAACATTTAGCATGAAATATTTgtgtttttataataatatagatagatatagatatagatagagatagatatagatatagatatcgATAAATATTATGCATACGACTGAACCAAGAACCTGCTATGGACATGGACCTCACATAATAAGCATTAGTCCAAACCAAATTTTTGACCCCACTAATCTTGCTAGTAAGGGACCCAACTTCAACGGTCCAACCTACACGCCACTTTGTAGTTTGTATAGATTATCGCAATAGAATATTACGTTATTTCCTATGCTCATACTTCACTATATATATAGCAACCCTCATCTTCGACACAATCACAATCACAATCACACAAATTCTTCTTCTCCAATTCTCTTGCGTAGTTATCAAGCAAATTAGATCAGACATGGGTTTGAAGGTAAAATGTCTTTAAATCCTTTATATTCCGTTTTCCACTTTTATTTTAATTGGTTTGCTATTTTCGTGGTTTGATAGATCTGTAGTTTTGTTGGTCAGTTATGCTATTCTTGTGAGTACGTCTTGTCAATTAAAAAGCCCCCGACATAATGATTGGACGGTAATTACATAGTTGAAATTTCAGTGGTTGGGTTGATCTGTTAATTGTCGTTCAAGAATTCTCGCTTAGCAGATCGGACACTGGTTCAGATTAAATACTAGTCTAGGGTGATGTATTTATGCTATACTATACTATCATTAATGCTAATGGTCAAGATTTAAGCACCTAATTAGATAAAAATAGTTGGATGCAATGGCAGATGAGCCGCGAATTGTCATAGGAATTTGTCCTCTACATGTTTGGCCTTCCATATATTGATGTATTGTCTCCGGCACAGTAGTAGTCCACAATTTCGATGATCTTTTGAAGATTTCATCTGATGAGAgtgttttttcttttggtttttgaGATAGTTGATATTATTGGCTATATATGGTGTATCTTTTGAAGCTTAAGTTGATGAGTAAAGCCAGGGAGCACCATTTAGCTAAATATGAATCATAAGGAACTATTAATTAATAGTAATGAACAAATTATTGTTTCTTGAATTTATATGATGCTACATGGACCTCCTTCTGTGTATAATTTAACAGAAGTTGAAGGCTTCCTCTTTACCATCCTATTTTATCAGATTGCCTAGTCTGGGTACTAGTTTACATTCAGTTGTCTAAAACCTATCATTTCCCCTCCGTGCTTCATTAAATCGggtaaagaaaatggaagaaaggCTCAACTTATGTTCAGCCTGGCTTTGAATTCTTTCTGCTGTTCATGGCTAGTGGCTGTAATTTTGCCCGTCCTATTTATAAGTGGCTAGAAGAATTGTTGGTTGGCCAATTGCTTTCCACTAAAAGGATTCCTATTGCCACCAAGTATATAGGCTACTGAGAGCATTGGCGGAGCCACACGTATTCGAAGGGTGTCAAGTCACACCCCTTTCCCAGAAAATTACATTGGGTAGCTaggtaaaagattttttttttctatataCTATATATTGATTCCCCTTGACTTTTCCGTAGGtttacttctttatattttgatatccccccccccccccaaattctGGGTGCGTACGCTAGCCAAAACTTcagtagtgaaagattgaaagttTAGAACTGGATTGTGGCCGAATGATAGGGTAACAGACGGAACAGAGCAGTAAACAAAAATATGAGTGTCATAAGAATTACTCATGTTATCTAAAAGGTTATTTCTGGTTCTTCATTGTGGTTTGTAAATAGTAGCATTTGAAGAACTGAACGATAAAACATAGATCACAGACTAATGTGCTCTAATTGTAACATGTTGGAAGCAAAAGATTGGCCAAGGGGGTCTTTACAATGTTGAGGAATGAATGTATTATTTGTGCCTCTCTTGACTAACATTTTGCAGATATTCTTTGGACTAACTATGAACTGACGCACCATATGAATTTAAACATATGTATTTGGATAGCAAACTCTTCGTAGATGCCGATAAAGCACTCAATTTGTATCATAGATTTCCATAAATTCGGTTTTGGCGTTGGAGCTGTTGTGTTTATATAGATTTTTTTTGTTAGTTGCGCTCTCATTTTATTGAACCACCAACTATGTGCTTCTCCACTATTAAGGTGGAGTTACGTCCTGATTTTATCATGAAGAAAGTATACCTGGAAGATAAAACTTTGAATCTACTGCTAGCCATACCTTTTGCTGAAACATTTGGGTTTCAGGAGGATTTTGAAGAGCACGCTGAGTTGGCTAAGACATTGCCAGAGAGTACTTCCAATGAGAACAAGCTTATTCTTTACGGGCTTTACAAGCAAGCAACTGTTGGCAATGTTGACACAAGTGAGTATTATGTATTGAGCATTTGCACTTATTGATCTTCATGTCTCAAGCTAGCTATGTGATGTTCTTACATGCATTGTGTATTGATGGGCAGGCCGTCCTGGTATGTTCAACATGAGGGACAGAGCAAAGTGGGATGCATGGAAGGCTGTTGAAGGTAGGTGATCTCTATAGTATTCATATTCACTACCTTCTTTCTTGCGAGACCTTGCTTTTCCCTTGAGGAAAAACACAAATAACGAGACTATATCTATGGCAGGAAAATCCAAGGACGAAGCTATGAACGACTACATCACCAAGGTGAAACAGTTGAAGGAAGAAGCTGCTTCAGCATAAGCTCTATCATCTTTTGTTGCTAAATTGTTGTTGGACTATGTAATCTTATTTACCAATGGCTTGCCTAATTCCGTGCTGCGAAAGAATGCTACTATTATTTATGTTTGAACCTTTTATCAATAAACCAAAAAAGAAGTTTGAACTTGGTTTCTTTATATTGGGGAATTGATAACTTGGTTGAAACCTGATTGAACTGCTCCTAAAATTTTCAGAGTAGCTATTACCCCTTGTTTGTTGGTTGCGGTTTATCCACTTGTTCTACTTCTTTATTCATTAAACTCATTTCTACCAGCTCCCAAGTTAATTCTTTAAATGTCAGACGATGAATAGTTCTATATTTTCAGTCATTGTTTACGAATATCTTCAAATTCATCTGTTATTTGGTTGTATAACCGCAAGGAACTCGTATGATGTCAAGAAAATTTTGAAGACCTATTTGAACATAAAACCATGTATCACAAAATTAGCCTTGCCAAAATGCAAACATCTTCAACTGACTCATTTTGAGGATTTGAAGACCTACACTCCAATATAAATGAAGACCTATTTGAACATAAAACCATGTACCACAGAATTAACCTTTGCCAAAATGCAAACATCTTCCAATTGAAGATTTTATTAAAAGCTTGTTGTTTCGTAGTCTATTAGATCATTACATTGGGAGATCAGAAAGGAAAACAGTGTAAGAATTGAACTCACTTATCAGTGTCACTAGTTGTCGGTAGTTCAGAAACTCCTATAAGTGCCACTAGCTGTTGGTAGTTCAGAGAGAATTGAACTACTATATTTATTTCTCTTTCCACAACCATTTAATGTTTGTCAGATTTCAGAAGACATTTATCCAGTTGCTTAGGACCATACCATCCCTTTCAAGCTAGAACAAGTATTTAAAGCCTCAATAGAAAGACCAGGACCAAGAAAAATAGTAGTAAATGATAAGCATCCACATCAGGAATAGTGACATCCATCAATAATTCTGTCAAAAATAAATCTTCATGCCATACTCTTTACTAGTTAGCATCAATAGTTTGGGCTCATTATGCACATTCAGTTGGAAAGAAGTCTGACCATTCTTGATATTTCTTGTTAACAGAAAGGAGCTATACACCATTTCAATAGGATGGATGACAAATTCATCACTATATTTTTGAATCATGATTTCATTTAAACTGTCAACACATGAACAACTATTGAACAAAAGGATATCTAGATATATAATAATCCCTTACACGAGCAGCACCATCGCGGGAAAGGATTCCCTCAAGATCCCCAATAATTCTTGCCAGCCATATCTCTAAATTCCGTTGGATTTCTTTTAAGTTGTTACGGATGGAGTCAAAGGATCGCTTAGTAGCTAGTTGGGCTTGACCTTCAAATTCATCCCCATAATAACTCTTTCCGCTGTCCGTTTGTAGCACCATTAGCTTCTGACCAGTTTCAGATGCACGCTGCTGAAGTCGAAATGCTTCAAGCAAAAATTCTGTCTGTCTTTGGGTCCGAAACTCAGGACTCAGATTGGGTTCACCAGGATCGCTGGCCTGCTGTTATGAGGATTATCGTTATCAGCAGTATGCTTATGTAAGGCCTAGTGTTGTGCGAGCTAAGAGTATAAACCGACATCTAAATATGCACATGTAATCAAGACTAGTTTATTCCCTTCTTTCAACAAGTCCAATAGATAAATCTTATTGATGCATGAGGTAATCCATTTCACCAAAAATAGAAGTGTTATACGTATTTCTTGATCTCTATTTCTTTGCAAGAAAGAAACACCATATTGTCCAATCTCAGAGAAACATAAGCATGCATGCAATAAGCTTTCAAATCGATGTACTAAAATTTTCAGCAATAAGCTTGCAATAATTACCATTCTTCTGCATAGATCATCGATCTTGCCAGCAAGAGCTTGGTATCTCTTGACCTGTTTTCGCGTTGATGATGGTACCTTAGATAGATCTGTCTTTCCAATCCTTTCCAAATTCAGTAGCTCCTGCTCAAGTAACTTTAATTTGGAGGAGACTCCTGTTGATTCACCATCTATCTTCCAAGGGGCCTCCCTTCTAAGAAAGCAAAAAGTGATCACCCTTGTTAGTTCCTACAACCTCAAATTGCAAATGTCAAACCATGTCATCTCTAAACACAGAATGTTTACCTTGCAACAAAATGCTTTAAATGGTGAAGTGAATCGGCAGAATCATACTGCATATCCTGCATTAAGAAAACACATTTTATTAAGACCCAATGATAATTCCCACCTAACTACCAAGCTGGTTATCTACTAAGATAGTGAAATGCTTCAATTTTCCTCAGGAACCAAATAAATGAAAAGCTCGCCAGTACCAGGGTTAAGAAAATCTAGATCTATAAAAGGGTTTCATTCTCAGGAAAGGAAGAAATGGCAGGCACAAATAGACTGTGTGATCTCTACCTAGTCCAGACTTGGCGCATTCACCTAGTATAGGTAAAAATGTTTCAGTAATTAGTTATGAATGGCAGCCCTGCAGAGTTAAAGTTTCATTTGAGGAACTAGTTTAAATCGATAACATATACTATTACATTACAAAAGATGACGTTGAAGTTAGACAGTTAGAGAGATAAAGTCCAGAGAGAGACGAGGGCAAGATACAGCTAGCAACAAGAAAAGGAAAGGACATCTTTCCATTGAGGTTGATGAATCTTAAACAGATATATAACAgatcaactagatgttgactgaTAACAGCCCATTCTTTGCTGATATAAGGAGCCATTTTAACCAGATTACTGTTGAACTTGCAACCAAAGGGGATATATAATTGGATGTCATTACTTGGTGGGAGTTCGGTGTTCTATGCCAACAAGATAGTTTCTGGAGCTAATCTGTATACATTAATTTGAGCTTCCTATATAACAGCCTCATCGAAATACTTAACAAAGAGGGACCATTCTTGAAGCCAGAATTGCAAAACTCTAATAAGACAAAAAAAAGGTGAAAGAAGAAAAGTACGAAACAATGACCTAGTTTTCAAGCAGTGGTCCAAAACACCAGTATATGGTGAAAAAAATTAACAGTTAAGGTGAGTTTCATCTTTTGTAAAACAGAACCATATCCCGGGAAGTTTGAAGTTCAGTAGACACCAAGAAGATAAAGCCATTCAAAATTATGGATAACAATGACAGGAGTCTCAACAAAAAAGACAAAGCACAAGACAAGTAGGAGAGGTAACTGAGTACACTAAACTACAGATTTCATTAATAAGCATCTCAGAATGTAATCATCATATAATTCAATTTCAATTTGCCGCTGAAGTACTCTCCTGCATCAACTTTCATTTCAGCTTTTTTTATCATAAAAGATTAAACTATGAACAACGGAATGTTCCTCTGAAATTTTCAGGTATTTGAAAAAGGGTATAGAACTTCACCAAGAACTCTTTATTACTACTGCAACATTGGTCAATACTTCAGCCACATTCTTATAAAATTTCTTTAACTCAATTTTCTTCATCCCAACATACCTCTGGCTCATTTTGTTCATCATATATCttatacaaaaacaaaaaaaaagaaaacaaaaggcaTACCAGGTGGTAATCTAATCTAATCCTTTTAGTACCATCCTAGTCAaataaaagcacttttttccccaAAGTATCACCATGGAAAACCAAATATAAGACAAACACAAAGGAGACAAACTTAGTCATATTTTTTTCTACATGAAGATCATTCTAGCAAGGACTTTGTGGTTTTTAACCACATTATGAAAGCACCATAACCCCAAATATAACTAACCAAAAATCTTCAAATGAATGAATCATACCTGCTGCCAAGGACTAGCTTTTTCAGCCCAAAACTTAGAAGCAGAATTCAAGTATTCTGAATTGAACCCATTACTCTGTCCATAAACACCACTCATTTGCTCAGAATTAGGAATCCCATTACTCAAGTAACACTCTTCCATCCCTACCCCTAAATCCATCCCTT
This region includes:
- the LOC104247876 gene encoding acyl-CoA-binding protein, whose protein sequence is MGLKEDFEEHAELAKTLPESTSNENKLILYGLYKQATVGNVDTSRPGMFNMRDRAKWDAWKAVEGKSKDEAMNDYITKVKQLKEEAASA
- the LOC104247877 gene encoding uncharacterized protein isoform X2; translation: MAAHEQEQEQEKPICPFTLDPNNKHLEKFLSSYLGLSFTIFLGFLPKNAISLIPRLQNRSKELTFQLIETEEQLKQLLSRRKEDSKANARVVEIFASHRHAWQQEEKRLLQQIDECADEIEKLRGRVEEFEKVEGELRANIEELKREISERDEMLNFMSRRGCCEMENSTSGDVGEGVGDCYAEMGLRFGKVGISEGMDLGVGMEECYLSNGIPNSEQMSGVYGQSNGFNSEYLNSASKFWAEKASPWQQDMQYDSADSLHHLKHFVARREAPWKIDGESTGVSSKLKLLEQELLNLERIGKTDLSKVPSSTRKQVKRYQALAGKIDDLCRRMASDPGEPNLSPEFRTQRQTEFLLEAFRLQQRASETGQKLMVLQTDSGKSYYGDEFEGQAQLATKRSFDSIRNNLKEIQRNLEIWLARIIGDLEGILSRDGAARVRDYYISRYPFVQ
- the LOC104247877 gene encoding uncharacterized protein isoform X1, with the translated sequence MAAHEQEQEQEKPICPFTLDPNNKHLEKFLSSYLGLSFTIFLGFLPKNAISLIPRLQNRSKELTFQLIETEEQLKQLLSRRKEDSKANARVVEIFASHRHAWQQEEKRLLQQIDECADEIEKLRGRVEEFEKVEGELRANIEELKREISERDEMLNFMSRRGCCEMENSTSGDVGEGVGDCYAEMGLRFGKVGISEGMDLGVGMEECYLSNGIPNSEQMSGVYGQSNGFNSEYLNSASKFWAEKASPWQQDMQYDSADSLHHLKHFVARREAPWKIDGESTGVSSKLKLLEQELLNLERIGKTDLSKVPSSTRKQVKRYQALAGKIDDLCRRMQASDPGEPNLSPEFRTQRQTEFLLEAFRLQQRASETGQKLMVLQTDSGKSYYGDEFEGQAQLATKRSFDSIRNNLKEIQRNLEIWLARIIGDLEGILSRDGAARVRDYYISRYPFVQ